The genomic interval CTCCCCGGCCACCAGCTGATAGAGGTAGACGCCGCTGGCCAAGCGCACGCCGTTCGCGTCCGTTCCATCCCAGGTGACCTGGTGGTAGCCCTGGGGCACGAGTTCGTCCTTGAGGACGCGCACCACCTGACCCAGCGAATTGAGAACGCGCACCTGTACCCTTGTGGCTCTGGGCACTGCAAAAGAGATGTGGGTCGCCGGATTGAACGGATTGGGATAATTGGGCGCCAGCGCGAAAACCGCCGGCAGGCGCTCATCCTCACTTTCCTCAACGTCGCTCACCGTACCCTGCAGCCAGTCGAGAACGCGCATGAGTACCAGTTGCCGGAGCTGTGCGTCGGCGATTCCCTCCCATCCGAAACCGAAAAAGACCGCGCGGTACGTGGCCCCCTCCACTGCAACTGCCCCGGCGCCAGTGGAACGAATAGTGCCCAGGCCCTCCGGGGTGCTTCGATCGTAGAACAGCAGCGCCTGGCCCGGGGCAATCGCGTCCACTTCGTTGGGGAGCGATTGCCTGTTGTCGCCCTC from Calditrichota bacterium carries:
- a CDS encoding T9SS type A sorting domain-containing protein; this translates as LLVEDDGDFALADYYTSALNTLGLGFRYWDTGVEGPVPEDTLRRFTRVIWYTGHYFGHTLYSHGTAALESYLAHGGNLFLNGSMLGLSLKNSTLLQDLLRVAYVNHNTQLHRLVTQGANPVLGSMQFWLSREGDNRQSLPNEVDAIAPGQALLFYDRSTPEGLGTIRSTGAGAVAVEGATYRAVFFGFGWEGIADAQLRQLVLMRVLDWLQGTVSDVEESEDERLPAVFALAPNYPNPFNPATHISFAVPRATRVQVRVLNSLGQVVRVLKDELVPQGYHQVTWDGTDANGVRLASGVYLYQLVAGEVRLTRKCVLLF